A single Natrinema pellirubrum DSM 15624 DNA region contains:
- a CDS encoding DUF7490 domain-containing protein: MNRESLLAVATLVVVLGALTTLALAGAVSDPAASETASDVEPAGHVSLTELTISADSVTGGTATLAVDTYLDHRGGPVENVTVVHRAIDTESGLVEATTEREVGRLDEESERVVSSSVAVPRESGYEIETLVYRDGNRTESTSHTVEGVGSLTPDYADTDVEFHRFGGEAGGSLADVPAIGYSIESTTDERATLAVESYLTNTGDDPESDLELEVVARQSGSNVVADAATVDLSTIEPGKTASPTAELTVPAEYDYYLDAVLWRDGTIVGTDRSVANLGPGSLSVNETATDSGLEVSDFAGGPTGADDGSDGYGADDDADGEDGEDGSDDGTPGFGIAVTAAAVLATIALARRFQ, from the coding sequence ATGAACCGCGAGTCCCTCCTCGCCGTCGCGACGCTCGTGGTCGTCCTCGGGGCGCTCACGACGCTCGCTCTCGCCGGCGCGGTGTCCGATCCAGCGGCGTCCGAGACGGCCAGCGACGTCGAACCCGCCGGCCACGTCTCGCTGACGGAGTTGACGATCAGCGCCGACAGCGTCACCGGCGGCACGGCGACGCTGGCGGTCGATACGTATCTCGATCACCGCGGCGGGCCAGTCGAAAACGTCACCGTCGTCCACCGAGCGATCGATACGGAGAGCGGCCTCGTCGAGGCGACGACCGAACGCGAGGTCGGCCGGCTCGACGAGGAGTCCGAACGCGTCGTCTCGAGTTCGGTCGCCGTCCCCCGGGAGAGCGGCTACGAGATCGAGACGCTGGTCTACCGGGACGGCAACCGGACCGAGTCGACGAGCCACACCGTCGAGGGCGTCGGCTCGCTGACTCCGGACTACGCCGACACCGACGTCGAGTTCCACCGGTTCGGCGGCGAGGCCGGCGGGAGTCTCGCGGACGTGCCCGCGATCGGCTACTCGATCGAGTCGACCACCGACGAGCGGGCGACGCTCGCGGTCGAGAGCTACCTTACCAACACCGGTGACGACCCCGAATCCGATCTCGAACTCGAGGTCGTCGCCCGGCAGTCGGGGTCGAACGTCGTCGCCGACGCGGCGACCGTCGACCTGTCGACGATCGAGCCAGGAAAGACCGCGTCGCCGACCGCCGAACTCACCGTCCCGGCCGAATACGACTACTACCTCGACGCGGTGCTGTGGCGGGACGGCACGATCGTCGGCACGGACCGCTCGGTCGCCAACCTCGGTCCGGGATCGCTGTCGGTCAACGAGACGGCGACGGACAGCGGGCTCGAGGTGAGCGACTTCGCCGGCGGCCCGACCGGCGCGGACGATGGCAGTGACGGGTACGGCGCGGACGACGACGCCGACGGCGAGGACGGCGAAGACGGAAGCGACGACGGCACGCCCGGCTTCGGGATCGCCGTCACCGCGGCCGCCGTCCTCGCGACGATCGCCCTCGCACGGAGGTTCCAATGA
- the corA gene encoding magnesium/cobalt transporter CorA codes for MVYSDDGFGRYDELEAAIAAPGETWVHAAGIEPDELQALEDRLGIHPLAVDDVVDDQTRPKTAEYETHTFVLLKTVSLSQRDEVALQKEIQTHSVGFFIGEGWLVTMSTTDIDVVDQSAPQWARNERRVADRGTDFLAYRLMDAIVDDYFDVLDEIEDDIEAVEERVLDEPEPRILEDLNDVRRDLLAFRKVAWPAREAISSLSRGDIPEVADENEKYFRDVYDHLVQVVDLIETYRDLTGGSRDIYLNAVSQSTNDVMKTLTVVATIFIPLTFVAGIYGMNFAETPLAMPELYWTYGYPATMLGMGAVAGLMLVYFRRQDWI; via the coding sequence ATGGTGTACTCGGACGACGGCTTCGGACGGTACGACGAACTCGAGGCCGCGATCGCCGCGCCGGGCGAGACGTGGGTTCACGCCGCCGGGATCGAACCGGACGAACTGCAGGCGCTCGAGGATCGGCTCGGCATCCATCCGCTGGCCGTCGACGATGTCGTCGACGATCAGACGCGACCGAAGACCGCCGAGTACGAAACGCACACGTTCGTTCTGCTCAAGACCGTCAGCCTCAGTCAGCGCGACGAGGTCGCGCTGCAAAAGGAGATCCAGACACACTCCGTCGGCTTCTTTATCGGCGAGGGGTGGCTCGTGACGATGTCGACGACCGACATCGACGTCGTCGACCAGTCGGCCCCGCAGTGGGCGAGAAACGAACGCCGCGTCGCTGATCGGGGCACGGACTTCCTCGCGTATCGGCTCATGGACGCCATCGTCGACGACTATTTCGACGTCCTCGACGAGATCGAGGACGACATCGAAGCGGTCGAGGAGCGCGTCCTCGACGAGCCGGAGCCCCGTATTCTGGAGGACTTAAACGATGTCCGCCGGGACCTGCTGGCCTTCCGGAAAGTCGCCTGGCCGGCCAGGGAGGCGATCTCGTCGCTCTCCCGCGGCGACATTCCGGAGGTCGCCGACGAGAACGAGAAGTACTTCCGCGACGTCTACGACCACCTCGTGCAGGTCGTCGATCTCATCGAGACCTACCGCGATCTCACCGGCGGCTCCCGCGATATCTATCTCAACGCCGTCTCGCAGTCGACCAACGACGTGATGAAGACGCTGACGGTCGTCGCGACCATCTTCATCCCCCTGACGTTCGTCGCCGGAATCTACGGAATGAACTTCGCGGAGACGCCGCTCGCCATGCCCGAACTCTACTGGACGTACGGCTATCCGGCGACGATGCTCGGGATGGGGGCAGTTGCCGGACTGATGCTCGTCTACTTCCGTCGTCAGGACTGGATCTGA
- a CDS encoding gluconate 2-dehydrogenase subunit 3 family protein — MELTRRDAVAALSALGVGGTLAGCVSPPGSEPVDVDRLHETLVAAAEVVYPSEVSGIDPFVAAFLEGRLADRAHVDGLEGAVAELDENAWVWFDEEFAALSIADRDQVLRNVGADEADEDPSGTASERVRYYVVNDLLLALYASPTGGELVGLENPQGHAGGTGSYQRGPNA, encoded by the coding sequence ATGGAACTGACGAGGCGGGACGCGGTCGCCGCGCTGTCGGCGCTCGGCGTCGGGGGGACGCTGGCGGGCTGTGTCTCCCCGCCCGGTTCGGAACCGGTCGACGTCGATCGCCTCCACGAGACGCTGGTCGCGGCCGCCGAGGTCGTCTATCCGAGCGAGGTATCCGGGATCGACCCGTTCGTCGCGGCCTTCCTCGAGGGACGGCTCGCGGATCGGGCCCACGTCGACGGGCTCGAGGGGGCGGTCGCGGAACTGGACGAGAACGCGTGGGTGTGGTTCGACGAGGAGTTCGCGGCGCTGTCGATTGCCGACCGCGACCAGGTCCTGCGGAACGTGGGAGCCGACGAGGCCGACGAGGACCCGTCGGGGACGGCGAGCGAACGGGTCCGGTACTACGTCGTCAACGACCTCCTGCTGGCGCTGTACGCTTCGCCGACCGGCGGCGAGCTGGTCGGCCTCGAGAACCCGCAGGGCCACGCCGGCGGGACCGGGAGCTACCAGCGGGGGCCGAACGCGTGA
- a CDS encoding dolichyl-phosphate hexose transferase yields MSDGAQPATTDGSDEEYTFEDVSVVMGTYNEEEAIGTVLTDIDEVTDGTAEVVCVDGSSDRTPEIARDHGATVIEQEPQGYGIAVRAAVLEPDRPIVVTTDCDDTYPMEQLPEFLALINDGYDVVSGDRLYHGTDAMPALNRLGNHAFAAVASLLMGTRVHDTTTGMRAYRRDVVEDIEWTENTGLSAELLIRPLMRGYDVREHPIEYRERAGQTKLDPFKGGAEIARSIVKVSLEERLRELPHRPTQ; encoded by the coding sequence ATGAGCGATGGGGCCCAGCCCGCGACGACCGACGGTTCGGACGAGGAGTACACCTTCGAAGACGTCAGCGTCGTCATGGGAACGTACAACGAGGAGGAAGCGATCGGCACGGTACTGACCGACATCGACGAGGTCACCGACGGGACGGCCGAGGTCGTCTGCGTCGACGGCTCGTCGGATCGAACCCCCGAAATCGCCCGTGACCACGGCGCGACGGTCATCGAACAGGAGCCACAGGGGTACGGCATCGCCGTCCGTGCGGCCGTCTTAGAGCCCGACCGGCCGATCGTCGTCACGACCGACTGCGACGACACCTATCCGATGGAACAGCTCCCGGAGTTCCTCGCACTGATCAACGACGGCTACGATGTCGTCAGCGGCGACCGACTCTACCACGGTACCGACGCGATGCCGGCGCTCAACCGCCTCGGCAACCACGCCTTCGCCGCCGTCGCGAGCCTCCTCATGGGTACCCGCGTCCACGACACCACGACCGGGATGCGGGCCTACCGGCGCGACGTCGTCGAGGACATCGAGTGGACCGAAAACACCGGCCTCTCGGCGGAACTGCTTATCCGCCCCCTGATGCGGGGCTACGACGTCCGCGAACACCCGATCGAGTACCGCGAGCGCGCCGGCCAGACCAAGCTCGACCCGTTCAAAGGCGGGGCCGAGATCGCCCGCTCGATCGTCAAAGTCTCACTCGAGGAACGGCTCCGAGAACTCCCCCACCGGCCGACACAGTAG
- the ilvA gene encoding threonine ammonia-lyase: protein MLELSDILEARERVRETSRHTPLEHSHTYSSMTGADVRLKLENFQRTGSFKIRGATNRIATLSEDQKDAGVVTASAGNHAQGVALAATRSGVDSKIVMPEHAPISKVKATKSYGAEVVLAGQDYNEAAERAHEIEREESRTYVHAFDDEDVMAGQGTIGLEIIDDCPDVETVVVPIGGGGLISGIATAIKEQQPEARVIGVQADGASSAAKSLEKGERVSLDGVDTIADGIATRSVGEQTFPHIQEYVDEVVTVSDPEIAVALVYLLERSKTVVEGAGAVALAAVLFEKFDYAEDEVIVPALCGGNIDLNTLTNVIVRGLVETGRYLKIRTVLKDRPGALEDLLDVFTAHRANIYAIHHDRTSREVEMSDTEVEIELEMRGPDHVDAFLSALRDAGYEVDVLA from the coding sequence ATGCTCGAACTCTCGGATATTCTCGAGGCACGCGAGCGGGTCCGGGAAACCTCCCGGCACACGCCGCTCGAACACTCACACACGTATTCGTCGATGACCGGAGCCGACGTCCGGCTGAAACTGGAGAACTTCCAGCGGACCGGCTCGTTCAAGATCCGCGGGGCGACAAACCGGATCGCGACTCTCTCAGAGGACCAGAAAGATGCGGGCGTCGTCACCGCCAGCGCGGGCAATCACGCGCAGGGCGTCGCGCTGGCAGCCACCAGGTCCGGCGTCGACTCGAAGATCGTCATGCCCGAACACGCGCCGATTTCGAAAGTCAAAGCGACCAAGAGCTACGGCGCGGAGGTCGTCCTCGCGGGCCAGGACTACAACGAGGCCGCCGAACGCGCCCACGAGATCGAACGCGAGGAAAGCCGCACCTACGTCCACGCCTTCGACGACGAGGACGTCATGGCCGGCCAGGGCACCATCGGCCTCGAGATCATCGACGACTGTCCCGACGTCGAAACCGTCGTCGTTCCGATCGGCGGCGGCGGACTCATCAGTGGAATCGCGACTGCGATCAAGGAGCAACAGCCCGAGGCCCGCGTGATCGGCGTCCAGGCCGATGGGGCCTCTAGCGCCGCGAAGTCCCTCGAGAAGGGCGAGCGGGTCTCGCTCGACGGCGTCGATACCATCGCCGACGGGATCGCGACCCGCAGCGTCGGCGAGCAGACCTTCCCCCACATTCAGGAGTACGTCGACGAGGTCGTCACCGTCTCCGACCCCGAGATCGCCGTCGCCCTGGTCTACCTGCTCGAGCGCTCGAAGACGGTGGTCGAGGGCGCGGGCGCGGTGGCGCTCGCCGCGGTGTTGTTCGAGAAGTTCGACTACGCCGAGGACGAGGTCATCGTCCCCGCGCTCTGTGGGGGCAACATCGACCTCAATACCCTGACCAACGTCATCGTCCGCGGCCTCGTCGAGACCGGCCGCTACCTGAAGATCCGGACCGTGCTGAAAGACCGCCCGGGCGCGCTCGAGGACCTCCTCGACGTCTTCACCGCCCACCGGGCGAACATCTACGCGATCCACCACGACCGGACCTCCCGCGAGGTCGAGATGAGCGATACCGAAGTCGAGATCGAACTCGAGATGCGCGGTCCCGACCACGTCGACGCGTTCCTGTCGGCGCTGCGGGACGCGGGCTACGAAGTCGACGTGCTGGCCTAA
- a CDS encoding Rid family detoxifying hydrolase, protein MKRITETDDAPAAVGAYSQATDNGSLLFTAGQIPMTADGELLDDEPIAAQTEQALYNLDAVLDEAGGGYEDVLKVTVFLEDIDDFDAMNEAYADYFDDEPPARSAVEVAALPKGVGIEIEAVADLE, encoded by the coding sequence ATGAAACGCATCACCGAGACCGACGACGCGCCCGCCGCAGTTGGGGCCTACAGTCAGGCGACCGACAACGGCTCGCTGCTGTTTACCGCCGGCCAGATCCCCATGACTGCCGACGGCGAACTGCTCGACGACGAACCCATCGCGGCCCAGACCGAGCAGGCGCTGTACAACCTCGACGCCGTCCTCGACGAGGCCGGCGGCGGCTACGAGGACGTCCTCAAGGTGACCGTCTTCCTCGAGGACATCGACGACTTCGACGCCATGAACGAGGCCTACGCCGACTACTTCGACGACGAACCGCCGGCCAGAAGCGCCGTCGAGGTCGCTGCCCTCCCCAAAGGTGTCGGGATCGAGATCGAAGCCGTCGCCGACCTCGAGTGA
- a CDS encoding GMC family oxidoreductase, translated as MSWDRPPAGSASPVTDDIDRTPVDDADVCVIGAGPAGGIVADRLAGAGREVVILEAGPRFDPDDRLARQERAIRPAYDRPDVWDGDPERDAYESTGERFYPLNHARARGVGGSTLHWQGMVMRLHEDDFASESARGVGTDWPIDYDDLRPYYAAAERELGVSGADDNPFAPPREQPHPMPAFPPSYSDSLFAEACDELEIAMHSVPNARNSEAYDDRGACVGYGTCQPVCPSGAKYDATVHVERAERKGATVIDRAPVQRLEHTADAIEAAVYATPDGERHRQSADAFVIACGGVETPRLLLLSESSHYPDGLANSSGLVGRYFMDHLFAGTGGVLDEPTRQNHVGFLTSESHQFYDEADAEQAPFKLEFFNYDGPSPVGMALTGDDWGDDLLERLRSDYGTHIGMGALVEQLPREDSYVGLDPSTTDDHGNPVPDVHWTVGDRALETIERVNEIQERILAELGVEITWQADPEGTGPAYHHMGTTRMGSEPTESVVGPDLRTHDLENCWIASSSVFPTGGAMNPTLTIAALALKAADHVLETA; from the coding sequence GTGAGCTGGGACCGTCCGCCGGCCGGTTCGGCGTCGCCGGTAACCGACGACATCGACCGAACGCCCGTGGACGATGCCGATGTCTGTGTCATCGGTGCGGGGCCGGCCGGCGGAATCGTCGCTGACCGCCTCGCCGGAGCCGGCCGCGAGGTCGTGATCCTCGAAGCCGGGCCGCGGTTCGATCCCGACGACCGGCTCGCCCGGCAGGAACGGGCGATCCGGCCGGCCTACGACCGTCCGGACGTCTGGGACGGCGATCCGGAGCGGGACGCCTACGAGTCCACCGGCGAGCGGTTCTACCCGCTGAACCACGCTCGCGCTCGCGGGGTCGGCGGCTCGACGCTGCACTGGCAGGGGATGGTGATGCGGCTCCACGAGGACGACTTCGCCTCGGAAAGCGCCCGCGGCGTCGGCACCGACTGGCCGATCGACTACGACGACCTGCGGCCCTACTACGCCGCGGCCGAGCGGGAACTGGGCGTTTCGGGGGCCGACGACAATCCCTTCGCCCCGCCGCGGGAGCAGCCCCATCCGATGCCGGCCTTCCCGCCCTCCTACAGCGACTCGCTGTTCGCCGAGGCCTGCGACGAACTCGAGATCGCCATGCACTCGGTGCCCAACGCGCGCAACTCGGAAGCGTACGACGACCGGGGGGCCTGCGTCGGCTACGGCACCTGCCAGCCGGTCTGTCCCTCGGGCGCGAAGTACGACGCGACCGTCCACGTCGAGCGCGCCGAGCGGAAGGGCGCGACGGTGATCGACCGCGCGCCGGTCCAGCGCCTCGAGCATACGGCCGACGCGATCGAGGCGGCCGTCTACGCGACGCCCGACGGCGAGCGCCACCGCCAGTCGGCCGACGCCTTCGTGATCGCCTGCGGCGGCGTCGAGACACCGCGCCTGCTCTTGCTCTCCGAATCCAGTCACTATCCGGACGGGCTGGCCAACTCGAGCGGGCTCGTCGGCCGGTACTTCATGGACCACCTCTTTGCGGGCACCGGCGGGGTCCTCGATGAACCCACCCGGCAGAACCACGTCGGCTTCCTGACCAGCGAGTCCCACCAGTTCTACGACGAGGCCGACGCCGAGCAGGCTCCCTTCAAACTCGAGTTCTTCAACTACGACGGCCCCTCGCCGGTCGGGATGGCCCTGACCGGCGACGACTGGGGCGACGACCTGCTCGAGCGGCTCCGGTCGGACTACGGCACCCACATCGGCATGGGTGCCCTCGTCGAACAGCTCCCTCGCGAGGACAGCTACGTCGGGCTCGATCCCTCGACGACCGACGATCACGGTAACCCGGTACCCGACGTCCACTGGACCGTCGGCGACCGCGCGCTCGAGACGATCGAGCGCGTCAACGAGATTCAGGAACGAATCCTCGCGGAACTCGGCGTGGAGATAACCTGGCAGGCCGACCCCGAGGGGACGGGGCCGGCTTACCATCACATGGGGACGACCCGGATGGGGTCGGAACCGACCGAGAGCGTCGTCGGCCCCGACCTGCGAACGCACGACCTCGAGAACTGCTGGATCGCCTCGAGCAGCGTCTTCCCGACCGGCGGGGCGATGAACCCGACGCTGACGATCGCGGCGCTGGCGCTGAAGGCAGCCGACCACGTCCTCGAGACCGCGTGA
- a CDS encoding outer membrane protein assembly factor BamB family protein — translation MIGGGSRRQYIFKAGSASIAAIAGCISDDNDDSDIENNGSGTNTWPMFQYDTRNTGQNPNLTAPSSTVEEEPVFEADGSLMTPVIGNKTAYFGSSAGLLYAVDTETGTESWYADVDEPINAVPAVADSTIIVGSGEQYGDAGNVYTFDTSDGTQRWKYDDGRLASIMAVNDGTAYFGTGEQGEVHAVDVDSGTKEWKFDTGETIVGAAVSDGMVFFETLPDEGTIYALSADDGAVEWKSSINTDTRVPTVGDETVYVSANSDRFGSDLYALQASDGTVSWTTSLESRIDSYPVLANDTLYAAASDTLYAIDTDNGDPIWNYETGREYVNGTYSVGVTDNTVYFILSLEPGPPEAILYALKPDGTERWTAELEHGNIFATAPADGKLYLASSDGTLYKLS, via the coding sequence ATGATTGGTGGGGGAAGCCGACGACAGTACATATTCAAAGCCGGATCAGCTAGTATAGCAGCCATTGCTGGTTGTATTTCGGACGACAATGACGATTCCGACATCGAAAATAATGGGTCTGGAACTAATACGTGGCCGATGTTTCAGTATGATACGAGAAATACTGGACAGAATCCGAATCTAACTGCGCCATCTTCAACCGTAGAGGAAGAACCCGTGTTCGAAGCTGACGGGAGCCTTATGACTCCAGTGATCGGTAACAAAACGGCGTATTTCGGAAGCTCGGCCGGTCTTCTCTATGCCGTCGATACCGAGACCGGGACGGAGAGCTGGTACGCCGATGTCGATGAACCGATCAATGCTGTTCCTGCAGTGGCTGACAGCACGATTATTGTCGGCTCTGGTGAACAGTACGGCGATGCAGGGAACGTCTATACATTCGATACGAGCGATGGAACGCAACGGTGGAAGTACGACGATGGACGGTTAGCTTCGATAATGGCCGTTAACGACGGAACCGCGTACTTCGGGACGGGAGAGCAAGGGGAAGTTCACGCTGTCGACGTTGATTCCGGTACGAAAGAATGGAAATTCGATACAGGAGAGACGATAGTCGGCGCGGCCGTTTCAGACGGAATGGTATTCTTCGAGACACTACCTGATGAGGGGACGATCTATGCGCTTTCGGCTGATGATGGGGCTGTCGAATGGAAATCCTCGATCAATACGGACACTCGCGTACCTACTGTCGGCGACGAAACCGTTTACGTGAGCGCGAATTCAGACCGGTTTGGTTCGGACTTGTACGCGCTCCAAGCATCTGATGGAACTGTGAGTTGGACCACCAGTCTTGAGAGCCGCATCGACTCGTATCCAGTTCTCGCTAATGACACACTCTATGCCGCAGCATCTGACACCCTGTATGCGATTGATACTGACAACGGTGATCCCATCTGGAACTACGAAACGGGACGGGAGTACGTGAATGGAACCTACTCTGTAGGTGTTACTGATAATACGGTCTATTTTATCCTCTCTCTGGAGCCCGGACCGCCCGAGGCGATCCTGTACGCGCTTAAACCGGACGGAACAGAACGATGGACTGCGGAACTCGAGCATGGAAATATATTTGCGACGGCTCCTGCTGATGGTAAATTGTATCTCGCTAGCAGTGACGGAACACTGTATAAACTGAGCTAA
- the citZ gene encoding citrate synthase encodes MSDDLKKGLEGVLVAESELSSIDGDAGRLIYRGYTIEDLARGASYEEVLYLLWNGHLPTEDELEPFIEALLEEREVDDDVLDTMERLAAAGERPMAALRTAVSMFSAYEPEDDADPEDLDATLRKGRRITAKIPTALAAFERYRQGEEPIDPNPDLGLAANFLYMLTGEEPDDVAAETFDQALILHADHGLNASTFTSMVIGSTMADIYSAVTGGISALSGPLHGGANQDVMEVLIEIDESDLDHREWVEQATAEGRRIPGFGHRVYNVKDPRAKILQERSKELAETGEDKWYNYTTTIEQFLTEEKGLVEKGIAPNVDFYSGSVYYQLGIPIDMYTPIFAMSRVGGWIAHVLEYQAENRLIRPRARYTGPQDQAFVPLEER; translated from the coding sequence ATGTCTGACGACCTCAAGAAAGGGCTCGAGGGCGTGTTGGTTGCCGAATCGGAGCTCAGCTCGATCGACGGTGATGCGGGCCGGCTGATCTATCGCGGCTACACCATCGAGGATCTGGCTCGCGGCGCGAGCTACGAGGAGGTCCTCTATCTGCTCTGGAACGGTCATCTCCCGACCGAGGACGAACTCGAGCCGTTTATCGAGGCCCTGCTCGAGGAACGCGAGGTCGACGACGACGTCCTCGACACGATGGAGCGGTTGGCCGCGGCCGGCGAGCGGCCGATGGCCGCGCTGCGGACCGCCGTCTCGATGTTTTCGGCCTACGAACCCGAGGACGACGCCGATCCCGAGGATCTCGACGCGACGCTCCGGAAGGGTCGTCGCATCACGGCCAAGATTCCGACCGCACTCGCGGCGTTCGAACGCTACCGGCAGGGCGAGGAGCCGATCGATCCCAACCCCGATCTGGGGCTGGCAGCGAACTTCCTCTACATGCTGACCGGCGAGGAACCGGACGACGTCGCCGCCGAAACCTTCGATCAGGCGCTGATCCTCCACGCCGATCACGGGCTCAACGCCTCGACGTTTACCTCGATGGTCATCGGCTCGACGATGGCCGACATCTACAGCGCCGTCACCGGCGGCATCAGCGCCCTCTCGGGGCCGCTTCACGGCGGTGCGAACCAGGACGTCATGGAAGTCCTCATCGAGATCGACGAGAGCGACCTCGACCACCGCGAGTGGGTCGAGCAGGCGACCGCCGAAGGCCGGCGCATTCCCGGCTTCGGCCACCGTGTCTACAACGTCAAGGACCCCCGCGCGAAGATCCTCCAGGAACGCAGCAAGGAACTCGCCGAGACCGGTGAGGACAAGTGGTACAACTACACCACGACGATCGAGCAGTTCCTCACCGAGGAGAAGGGCCTCGTCGAGAAGGGGATCGCCCCGAACGTCGACTTCTACTCCGGCTCGGTCTACTACCAGCTTGGCATCCCGATCGACATGTACACGCCCATCTTCGCGATGAGCCGCGTCGGCGGCTGGATCGCCCACGTCCTCGAGTACCAGGCGGAAAACCGCCTCATCCGACCGCGCGCCCGCTACACCGGCCCGCAGGATCAGGCGTTCGTCCCGCTCGAGGAACGGTAA
- a CDS encoding gamma-glutamylcyclotransferase family protein, with the protein MTVFVYGTLTDPERVASVLETTPAAATRLFVGHATLEGLQRVDGRYPTLVPGGSVDGRLLAVDDATLERLDRYEGVDGGLYVRVAVPNVDADGDRRDGSSVASDRVTAADATPERSWVYVGDPARLAVDVTWPGDGPFADRVRRLVSRADIVVRNRE; encoded by the coding sequence GTGACGGTCTTCGTCTACGGGACGCTGACCGACCCCGAACGGGTGGCATCCGTCCTCGAGACGACGCCCGCGGCGGCAACCCGGCTGTTCGTCGGCCACGCGACGCTCGAGGGACTTCAGCGGGTCGACGGCCGGTATCCGACGCTCGTTCCCGGCGGCAGCGTCGACGGTCGGTTGCTCGCGGTCGACGATGCGACCCTCGAGCGACTCGACCGATACGAGGGTGTCGACGGCGGGCTGTACGTCCGGGTCGCAGTCCCGAACGTTGACGCCGACGGTGATCGGCGGGACGGCTCGAGTGTCGCGTCGGATCGGGTGACCGCCGCCGACGCGACGCCCGAGCGGTCGTGGGTGTACGTCGGCGACCCGGCACGACTCGCGGTCGACGTGACTTGGCCCGGGGACGGCCCGTTCGCCGACCGCGTTCGCCGGCTCGTTTCGCGGGCTGATATCGTCGTGCGGAACCGCGAATGA
- a CDS encoding SOS response-associated peptidase: MCGRYTLTVDGDDLEARFDARLSDSGFEPRYNMAPGQELPVITNEEPEAFRRLEWGLIPSWADDDSGGLINARAESVDEKPSFREAYERRRCLVPADGFYEWVETDGGEGIGDSRSSSDPRSDGGKRPYRVTFEDERVFAMAGLWERWEPDATQTGLDSFGGGLEGGTETGPLETFTIVTTEPNDLVADLHHRMAVILDPDDEQRWLSGEAGRELLEPRAAEGMTAYPVSTAVNDPATDEPSLVDPVETA; the protein is encoded by the coding sequence ATGTGCGGTCGCTACACGCTCACCGTCGATGGGGACGACCTCGAGGCACGGTTCGACGCCCGGCTGTCCGACTCCGGGTTCGAACCGCGGTACAACATGGCACCTGGCCAGGAACTGCCGGTGATCACGAACGAGGAACCCGAGGCCTTTCGACGCCTCGAGTGGGGGCTGATCCCGTCGTGGGCCGACGACGACAGTGGCGGGCTGATCAACGCGCGGGCCGAGTCCGTCGACGAGAAGCCGAGCTTTCGCGAGGCCTACGAGCGACGGCGATGTCTCGTCCCTGCGGACGGGTTCTACGAGTGGGTCGAGACCGACGGTGGTGAGGGAATCGGCGATTCGCGATCCTCGTCGGATCCCCGATCCGACGGCGGGAAACGTCCCTACCGAGTCACCTTCGAGGACGAGCGGGTGTTCGCGATGGCGGGGCTGTGGGAGCGCTGGGAGCCGGACGCGACTCAGACCGGACTCGACAGTTTCGGCGGCGGCCTCGAGGGCGGGACCGAGACCGGCCCCCTCGAGACGTTTACGATCGTCACGACCGAACCCAACGACCTCGTCGCGGACCTCCATCACCGGATGGCCGTAATTCTCGACCCCGACGACGAGCAGCGGTGGCTGTCGGGCGAGGCCGGCCGGGAACTGCTCGAGCCCCGGGCGGCCGAGGGGATGACGGCGTATCCGGTTTCGACGGCGGTCAACGATCCGGCGACGGACGAGCCGTCGCTGGTCGACCCGGTCGAAACGGCGTGA